One genomic segment of Panicum virgatum strain AP13 chromosome 2N, P.virgatum_v5, whole genome shotgun sequence includes these proteins:
- the LOC120662142 gene encoding 40S ribosomal protein S21, giving the protein MQNEEGKMVDLYVPRKCSATNRIITAKDHASVQINIGHLDENGLYDGRFTTFALSGFVRAQGDADSSLDRLWQKKRAEIKQ; this is encoded by the exons ATGCAAAACGAGGAGGGTAAGATGGTGGACCTTTACGTCCCCAGGAAGTG CTCTGCCACGAACAGGATCATTACTGCCAAGGACCATGCCTCAGTCCAGATCAACATTGGGCACTTGGATGAGAATGGGCTGTATGATGGCCGCTTCACCACATTTGCTCTCTCTGGATTCGTCCGTGCTCAG GGTGATGCTGACAGTTCTTTGGACAGGCTGTGGCAGAAGAAAAGAGCCGAGATCAAACAGTAG